The Gossypium arboreum isolate Shixiya-1 chromosome 4, ASM2569848v2, whole genome shotgun sequence DNA segment aaattttcatttaagtcactaaactattcgaaagtttttatttaagttattgggctgttaaattttcttttttaaaaagtcTGATTAGTAAGCTTCAAGTGACGATTCGACAATTGGTACGGCGGATCAATACTCATCAATGAGTAGAATAATATATCTTATATCCGAGTTGATCTGATTGCCGGAGAAGAAAGTTGTTTCATaggaaaaaaaaatgaattattaaagaaAGGGAATGCGAACTTTTGATTGTGCAAGCAATTAGAATAGAGAAGACCAGAAAGCCACGATTTTAACAACCcggtgacttaaatgaaaattttcaactagtttagtgaccattttgtaactttttgaagttgagtgaccaaaatgtaaacttactaataactTAGTGACATTTTGTGTAACTTGCCCTTCAACAATGTTCTTATATATCGAATGTATCATTTTTGTTCGGTATCATTATATATTTGATATCAATGTGTTTCGATATATCATTTCAATTTATCTGTATTTTAAATATCTTCATATATATTACACATGTAAATATATCTCAAttacaagcatataaatatatttatatgaaattgttaatcttaaatttattaattattttcaataacttaattaaatggttatattttattttaaatttaattataaaatagtaaatataaaaatattaaattttagtttaaaatgTTGTACCAATATATGTGTCCCTAAGCGCCAAAACTCTTACAAACCCAAAACCTACCTCCTCAAAAAAGatgttaataataattaaatttaaaattagctATATAATTTCAACATCCAAACCAAGCTCTAAATATTGAAAATTATGtccataattaataataaaataaagttagaatAATTTGCATTGAGGAGAGTGAACAAGTAAGTGATGATAACTTTAGAATTACGGCCATGGAACCATACATTGACTAGTAAATCTATTTTTTGCATCATCAAGTAGCCCTACAACAGCTTGACCTTTGGTCTTTCTCATTGGAGCCCAAGAATCTCTTAAATTCTTATGGGAAACCAATTGCCTTGATAATGTGGGTTTGCCTGTGTGGAACTCAAGTTCATAACTTTATGAATTAATTCACCCAACATTACAAGttataaacattttaattaaatctTTAAAAAATCAATATGATATCAATTCAACTTAAACATTAAATGCTAACTTAAATATAACACATGTACATATATTTTTGGGAGAAGTTTTTGAACCCTAAAAGATTATGTCAAGTAAGTTGTTTATGTATGTGAGCCTGGCTGGCTTTTACCTGATGTGATGATGCATGGATTTTAACTTTGAGACGCCACTTGGATGGTATTGGACATTGATTGATAGATGCTTTTGATGATAAGGTAAAAACCCAAGCTGCAAATGGAATTGTATGTCAAGCTGTCAGCCCTAATGATAACGTGTAAAAGAAAAACAAGGAGCTGAAATTGTCCTGTAATGGAGTAAACTTGCAGAATCCTGTTACTTTTGGTTTAATTTCCAGAGAAGAGGGTTTTTGCAAACCTCAGTTTGAGCTGATTTGATTCAGAGACAAACAAAAATCTAAAATTAGATTCTTTGATTCCCACATCCATATCCATACATACAACAAAAAGAATCTGCCACTTAGTCACTTCAAAAACAAAGTACCATAccatataaaaacaaaagagcCATTACTCATTTGGTTTTTCACTTTCAGTCATCAAAAAGGAAATAAGCATCCATTATAGGCATCTTGTCTATTGCCTTTTCACTTGAAAGCTTCTCAATAGTGTGGAAAAGTTGCTTCCATTGTTCATCAAGCTGGGATCTGGGGTTTAGATTGTAATATACGTTTAAGTCGTATCATGTTCATCATCATTGCGGATGTAAGAATGTTATCACGGTTAATTACGATGAATATCGATAGTAAATATCATGGTGACTGCTATTTAAATTcgagaaataaaaaaagaaacgAGGAAATGGAAACAAACCATGCACTTTTTGCTCCTTTCTCTCCTTTTTAGACTCAGATTGATGTGTTTGCTGCATCAAAGATTCTCTCCATCTATCCAACCCCCTTTCAAGTCAAAGAACAAAgaagaaattaaagaaaaagaaagattcaCAGCTGATGGCATATATTCCCTCTCCAATACAACCCTATCAATGTTTCCTAAATTATAAAGAGAAGTACAGCTAAACATAATATATGAGTTTAAGCTTTGTTGTGCCTTCATGTCTCTCTTAcacaacaacatcaaaaacaTGGGTCATCAAAACATGAACTTGGTTCTGTCAACTGACACAAAGCCTAGGTTAAAGTGGACTCCTCAACTTCATCAAAGATTTGTTGAAGCTGTCAATCAAGTTGGAGGGGCAGACAGTTaaaaatcatcatcatcatcatcttgcCTAATCATCttgtttataatatatattatgcaAATATTCTTAATTCCTGTTTCTTTTGTGTCTGTTTATGGACAGAAGCAACACTTAAGAGTCTGATGAGGATCATGGGAATTTCTGGACTCACTTTGTATCATCTTAAAAGCCATTTACAGGCATTTTATCACTTTTTCTTTTGTGTAATCAGATAGGAAAAACAGTACAAGCTTTAACTGGATATCTTCTGTTTGCAGAAATACAGGCTGGGGAAATTCCAACAGACAGTATGTAATTCTGCTGGGACAAAATCATAAGCGCTTTATGGGTGCAACAATGACTTGAAAACATGAATCGAGAACCATATATTAGGAACATGTACTGCTTGACGACAATGGTTTCTCCATATAACTACAACTATCTAGCATCAAAATATAtagcaattttatgtgataaatttATATGGAAACCATACCATTCCAACAAGAAATCTCACTGCAACTGTCCCTGACCGAACTTCAGGATACTGCATCCATGTTCTTCTCAGTGCCATTCTTCGTTTAAAGTTATTAGCAGTAGGGAAAACACCGATAAAGAGATTCCCTGGCTTTTGATGAGAGAGAGGAATTGCTTTTAGTGCCTCTAGATTAACTGTAAGGTCGGAATCCTCTGAAGTGGGTAAACCACTAGCCAAGACAGAAATTAGTTTCAAGTCTCCAGAAATTCTAACCTCACTAACCAGCCATGGCTCCAACGTCTAAACAAAAAAGCAACGAGTAAAAGCAATAAATTTTGATGATACTATTAATTGTTTAACAAAATATATGAATAAGAGGAGGATGACAAAATTACTTCACGATTAGCAAAGGATGTTATGTGCTTTCCATCAACTGTCATCTGTATTCCCTCTAATCCTACTCTAAGAGTAGCAACGAAGAATGAACCGTGCTTAAAAGGAAAATACTTAACCCTTTGCAGCCCCACTGAAGACTTCCTTGAACCATGGGAATGCGGGCTAACTGTCCGGTTATCATTTTTACTGACCAGCTTAATGCACTGGTCCAACTCATCCACTGGAAAAAGGCAACTGAGTTAACTCTCAAAAGAACATAGATGCAGTTACACGTCTCATGAATACAAAAAAATTAAGAAAGGAAAAGGAGGAAGAGGAAGCAATTTATATGAGCTTGAAATAATGTCTTCCACTGCACATTATTAAGGTAAAGCATTTTCATAGCTGAAGCTAAGGCAACTAGCTGTTAATTGACTTCATTAAGAAATCAAGGTTTTTTGGGTCAGATGACGCCTAATGCTGTCAACAATAGGTTGAAGTAGCTGACAGAATTTCCAGTCTCTGTTAATGTGTCATCCAAAAGAGATGAGAAAATTGCATGTTTGGTATTGAATAAAGTAAAAAAAGAGTACTTAAATATGAAGAGAACGTGTAAGGATCATAAAATGTACAAGTGACCTTAATTTGAAGTAAAACATGAAGAAGATTCTAATTCTTTTTGCTCTACCTTTTCTATTCTTGTCAGGAGTTGAGGGTGGACAGCGATCCTCTTCACCCCAATCATGAGCTATAGTCCAGGTGTTATGGACAATTACAGGGTCCTCTGTCATCTTATCCCCATGGAGCCTAACATTGTAATGCAAAATTATTGGTGGATCAGGCTCCCCTGGAAGTGCTTCCCCTGTTAAGTCAATGCGAAAATCGCCAAGAAGACCATTTGGAATGCCAATGATCGTAATGGAAGAACCTTGAGTGAGGCCACAAGGAATTCGCAACTTATAATCACTCTTGTCAGGTTCTGTAGCATTCATTTTATTAAGAAAATGAGGGCACTGCTTCTCTTTTGCTtttttagatgaattatcatTCGCATAACCAAGTTTTTTCTCTTGAACCAAAGCCATCAGGCTATTCCATGCACTTCCAGCTTCCTTGATAGCTTCTACTCCATTTGGCAAAGCGTGAGAATGGTTAATTAAGTTCTTCAACAAATTCCAGGTAAACAAAGGTTGTTGCTCTCCCTCGGAAAGGTTCCTTTGAGCAAAGAGACTGAAAGCTATGGCATCAACAGAAATCACTTGAGAAGCATTAACTGGATATTGAACTGTAGGTGAACCTGTGATATGCACCCATTCAAGTGGATTGGTTGCGTTGGAGGAGAAGGGATTCATCAAATAGCTTTCTTCAACAGGATTTTTCATGACAACATATCTCAGGACCAGCAACATAAACAAAGATGCAACAAGAGTACCACCGTACCATTTCTTCATTCTGCCGATCACACAATTGTATCATTAAGTGTTGCAGCTTATTCTCATAGTGATCAAATCCAGAGAAATGGAAGCAACTGGTAAGCATTATTTAAATGTTGAAAGATCATTTCACCTCTTTAGATGGAGCGTTTCAGCTTTCATCCTCACCTCTTCAGAGCACTTTGCAAGCATGATCTTCTGTCTTGATATACAAAAATTCAAAAGAGTTCTGTAAACGGATCAAAATTTGCCGCTGAATATAAGTGATATATCCATAATACAATCAAACAGAAAGAACCAGTCCGACAAAACATTTACACAACTCCAAGAAAGCAGATGAAACGGGAGACCAGGACATCTACTTTTGTTGTTCAACATCAACATGTTCAACTTTGATAAGCTATACCAACTTTATTCTAAGACAAGTGTCAGACATCTCAAGAACGTTGGTATCGCCATTAAAGTTTACAGGACACTAAAATAACGTTTTAGCAAAGCACACAGCAATCAATTTGTAACAGTTGCTGTAGTTGACCAACATGCACAAGTCAAATGCATGAAGCTGTGAAACCCCAATTGGAGGAAGTTGTTAAATTTGCTCTTTCGATAATCATGTTATATTCTTGTTTATTGAAATAAACAATAAACTTTAGCCATATAGAAATTTGTAATATGAACTAGAAGACCCGTAGCACACAGGAAGAACTTAGAAAACAGTTCTGATGACCAATGGGAAGGTGGTATCCTGGTAGGGACCACAATGCAAAAACAAACAGCTGAATCTGATCCTTCGTAGAATAAGAAAGCCATTAATCAAACTCCCAGTTCAAACagttatatatatttctttcaataGTGTAACAAGATGCAATTTTTTGATGACCAGGAaccaaatataatattttatgctTTCAACGGAAATTATAAACTTGATTTTGCTTTTGTTttgcatcaaattcataaaaaaaacaaTACATAAATATGCCATTGCCGTATCTGACTttagaaaagtaaaaaaaaaaaaaaaaaaaaagaggaaaaagttGAAAGTTAACAGTCGTTACAGCTTATAGCTATGATCGGTTGGCGAGAAAATGCAGGAAAAGAAGATAATTAAATGGAAACAAATACCAGTTTGATTAATCAAAAATAGGATTAAACGGCATGATTTTTCCCTACTTGAACTTACTACTTAGCTTCATTACCACCTTGCCTTAATTAATATAGGTTTCAAACTTCAAACTTTCCAAAAGGAAATCAGGATTCAAATCTTCCACACCAGCATGGAATTATCTCAAAATTTTCCCGGAAaccaaactaaaataaaaaaaaattcaagcggCTCGAAGTCGAAATCCAATAacaaaatttaagtaaaaaacattagtaaaatttcaaaatttttctataaAAGTTACGTTAGTAAGCGAAAATGAATTTGAAAAAGGgtgtaaaatgaatttttttttggtttgCGCTAACAACGGTGTTGGTGGGAAATAAAACCGTTTTCATGTTGTTGACTTGGACTAGTCTtccttatttttaaaaattcgaATAAATACAAAAAATGGAGAACGTAACAATTTGGATTTTAAAAGAGGCAATAATAAAAGATTGATCATCATAAGAAATACCAAATCTTATTATTTTGTTTATAATAAATTGGATTTCAATAAGAATTGATTTCGACAATAAAGCTACTATATTTGAAATTAATGAAAATCAAACTCCatctattattttaatactatattctCAAAGTTAGGATTAattttaagatattttatgttcaaTTAAATTTGTTTGTAGTCAACTTCAATATTTTTTCAGTTGGCATCTAGAAATATGGAGTCTTCttattatttgtttgtttttttatttcaaatattttactaCAATTAAAATTTACATAATTTGTGGTATAACATcttctatttaatcatttattgtGACATGATTTCTATAATAAAGAAGCTTTTAAATAATGTCAATAGAATTGGATTAATGTAACAAAAATAGtat contains these protein-coding regions:
- the LOC108482663 gene encoding beta-1,3-galactosyltransferase GALT1-like: MLAKCSEEVRMKAETLHLKRMKKWYGGTLVASLFMLLVLRYVVMKNPVEESYLMNPFSSNATNPLEWVHITGSPTVQYPVNASQVISVDAIAFSLFAQRNLSEGEQQPLFTWNLLKNLINHSHALPNGVEAIKEAGSAWNSLMALVQEKKLGYANDNSSKKAKEKQCPHFLNKMNATEPDKSDYKLRIPCGLTQGSSITIIGIPNGLLGDFRIDLTGEALPGEPDPPIILHYNVRLHGDKMTEDPVIVHNTWTIAHDWGEEDRCPPSTPDKNRKVDELDQCIKLVSKNDNRTVSPHSHGSRKSSVGLQRVKYFPFKHGSFFVATLRVGLEGIQMTVDGKHITSFANRETLEPWLVSEVRISGDLKLISVLASGLPTSEDSDLTVNLEALKAIPLSHQKPGNLFIGVFPTANNFKRRMALRRTWMQYPEVRSGTVAVRFLVGMLQQIFDEVEESTLT